One window from the genome of Dioscorea cayenensis subsp. rotundata cultivar TDr96_F1 chromosome 3, TDr96_F1_v2_PseudoChromosome.rev07_lg8_w22 25.fasta, whole genome shotgun sequence encodes:
- the LOC120253469 gene encoding uncharacterized protein LOC120253469 isoform X2, translating to MGWGNIYKRRLKVFTVALVIYLDYKTVERRVKWVKRAKKSAIWEKTHERNAKRVLNLIIELKGLWVKLGQYLSTRADVLPEAYISLLRQLQDSLPPRPLEEVCRTIQRELGKPMDDLFSNFVNQPIATASIAQVHRATLKDRREVVVKVQHDDIKEIILEDLKNAKAIVDWIAWAEPQYDFNPMIDEWCREAPKELDFNQEAGMCVPLANFKKDFSFLHDILLFSNIVENTRTVAKNLCCNGVDDNTDHGNRVNVLIPEVILSSEKVLILEYMDGIRLNDSESLEAYGVDKQKIVEEITRAYAHQIYLDGFFNGDPHPGNFLVSKEPPHRPILLDFGLTKSISSTMKRALAKMFLACAEGNHVALLSSFAEMGLKLRLDMPEQVMDVATVLFRNSTPPQEAQETMKNLAEQREKNLKILQEKMNLDKKQIKNFNPVDAFPGDAVIFMRVLNLLRGLSSTLNTRIVYLDIMKPFAESTLRESMGSGPEMSKQWIFNTPVHSDVEVKLRQHLIELGDKILGIQVCAYKDGKVVIDTAAGVLGKYDPRPVQPDSLFPVFSVTKGITAGMVHWLVDKGKLKLEENIANIWPDFGTNKKELIKVHHVLNHTSGLHNAMADLQMANALLMCDWDESLRHIANSVPQTEPGSQQLYHYLSFGWLCGGIIEHASGKKFQQVLEEAIIHPLNIEGELYIGIPPGVESRLATLTLDTGELEKLAEISSNPELPVNLRQGNLADMAAGLPIIFNTLNVRRAIIPAANGHCSARALARYYAALAIGGVIPPLHSLHSEPPLGTHVHIPKLPSLKIKNKRHGKKMTSNGNNNTDHSSRITTNKKGYSLIDDNANEIAITKTSKMFTNPKIHDSFMGLGDYENLVLPGGKFGLGFRRFQSATGKLTSFGHSGVGGSTGFCNIEHDFAIAVTVNKMSLGGVTRSIIQLVCSELNVPLPDEFSSFGEKGPDMQLNLNVS from the exons ATGGGATGGGGGAACATTTACAAGAGGCGCCTGAAAGTGTTCACTGTAGCTTTAGTTATATACCTCGACTATAAG ACAGTAGAGAGGAGAGTGAAATGGGTTAAGAGGGCCAAAAAAAGTGCTATATGGGAGAAAACTCACGAGCGGAATGCTAAGAGGGTTCTCAATCTGATAATAGAATTGAAAGGCTTGTGGGTGAAACTTGGTCAGTATTTATCTACTAGAGCAGATGTGCTGCCAGAGGCCTATATATCTCTGCTCAGGCAGTTGCAGGACTCTCTACCTCCTCGTCCTTTGGAAGAG GTCTGTCGAACTATACAAAGAGAGTTGGGGAAACCCATGGATgatcttttctctaactttgtAAACCAGCCTATTGCAACAGCATCT ATAGCTCAAGTTCATCGTGCGACATTAAAAGATAGGCGAGAAGTGGTTGTCAAAGTCCAACATGATGACATCAAAGAAATCATTCTAGAG GACTTAAAGAATGCAAAAGCAATAGTTGACTGGATTGCGTGGGCTGAACCACAGTATGATTTCAACCCAATGATAGATGAATGGTGCAGGGAAGCACCCAAAGAGCTTGATTTTAACCAAGAAGCTGGTATGTGCGTTCCCCTGGCTAATTTTAAGAAAGATTTCTCatttttgcatgatatattattattttcaaatattgtagaAAATACCAGGACTGTTGCCAAAAACCTATGCTGTAATGGCGTGGATGATAACACTGATCATGGTAATCGTGTGAATGTACTGATCCCAGAAGTTATCCTG TCATCTGAGAAGGTCTTAATACTAGAATATATGGATGGCATCCGCTTAAATGATAGTGAGTCTTTAGAAGCATATGGAGTTGACAAACAGAAGATTGTTGAAGAAATAACTCGTGCGTATGCTCACCAGATATATCTTGATGGCTTTTTCAATGGTGATCCTCATCCAG GTAATTTTCTTGTGAGCAAGGAGCCTCCACATCGTCCAATTTTGCTTGATTTTGGGCTTACAAAATCCATATCAAGCACAATGAAGCGAGCCCTAGCAAAAATGTTTCTGGCATGTGCTGAG GGAAACCATGTGGCACTATTGTCATCTTTTGCGGAGATGGGGCTTAAGTTGAGGCTGGACATGCCAGAACAGGTAATGGATGTTGCAACCGTATTATTCCGCAATTCCACCCCACCCCAAGAAGCGCAA gaaaccatgaaaaatttggCCGAGCAAAGAGAGAAGAATTTGAAGATCCTCCAAGAAAAGATGAATCTTGACAAAAAGCAGATTAAAAACTTCAATCCT GTTGATGCTTTCCCCGGTGATGCGGTTATATTCATGAGAGTTCTCAATCTTCTTCGAG GGCTCTCATCCACTCTGAACACTCGGATAGTCTACTTGGATATAATGAAGCCTTTTGCTGAGTCAACTCTTAGAGA AAGCATGGGATCTGGACCAGAAATGAGTAAACAATGGATTTTCAATACACCAGTACATTCTGATGTGGAGGTCAAGCTGAGGCAGCACCTAATTGAGCTTGGAGATAAAATACTTGGAATACAG GTTTGCGCCTATAAAGATGGAAAAGTCGTTATAGATACAGCTGCCGGTGTGCTTGGGAAATATGATCCTCGACCCGTTCAACCTGACTCCTTGTTCCCGGTTTTCTCTGTGACAAAGGGGATCACTGCAGGAATGGTGCATTGGCTTGTTGACAAGGG GAAACTTAAGCTTGAGGAGAACATTGCCAATATTTGGCCAGATTTTGGAACGAATAAAAAGGAACTAATAAAG gTTCACCATGTTCTTAATCATACATCTGGTTTGCACAATGCAATGGCTGATCTTCAGATGGCCAACGCATTGCTAATGTGTGATTGGGATGAATCTTTGCGCCACATTGCTAATTCAGTCCCACAGACAGAACCTGGTTCTCAACAACtatatcattatttatcttttggTTGGCTTTGCGGTGGCATCATAGAG CATGCATCTGGGAAGAAATTTCAACAAGTGTTAGAAGAAGCCATCATTCACCCACTGAACATTGAAGGCGAGCTATATATCGGCATTCCTCCAG GGGTGGAATCCCGGCTTGCGACACTAACCCTTGACACAGGAGAGCTGGAAAAACTAGCAGAAATTAGCTCAAACCCTGAACTTCCAGTTAACCTGAGGCAGGGCAACCTCGCAGACATGGCAGCCGGCCTCCCTATTATTTTCAACACACTCAACGTTCGCCGAGCTATTATCCCCGCCGCTAATGGACACTGCTCAGCTCGTGCACTAGCGCGTTACTACGCTGCCCTTGCCATTGGAGGTGTGATTCCCCCTTTACATTCTTTACATTCTGAGCCGCCCCTAGGGACCCATGTCCACATACCGAAGTTGCCTTCGCTGAAGATCAAGAATAAAAGACATGGCAAGAAAATGACATCTAATGGCAATAACAATACTGATCATAGCTCGAGAATTACGACTAACAAGAAGGGATACAGCCTCATTGACGATAATGCCAATGAGATTGCCATCACTAAAACAAGCAAGATGTTTACTAACCCAAAGATCCATGACTCATTCATGGGTCTTGGAGATTATGAGAACTTGGTGCTTCCTGGTGGTAAATTTGGTCTTGGATTCCGGAGATTTCAATCAGCAACTGGCAAGTTAACAAGTTTCGGGCATTCAGGGGTGGGCGGATCGACCGGTTTCTGCAACATAGAGCATGATTTCGCCATTGCTGTTACTGTAAACAAGATGTCTCTGGGTGGTGTTACTAGGAGTATAATTCAGTTGGTTTGCTCAGAGTTGAATGTGCCTTTGCCTGATGAATTCTCCAGCTTTGGAGAAAAGGGGCCTGATATGCAGTTGAATCTCAATGTCAGTTAG
- the LOC120253469 gene encoding probable protein kinase UbiB isoform X1 translates to MGWGNIYKRRLKVFTVALVIYLDYKTVERRVKWVKRAKKSAIWEKTHERNAKRVLNLIIELKGLWVKLGQYLSTRADVLPEAYISLLRQLQDSLPPRPLEEVCRTIQRELGKPMDDLFSNFVNQPIATASIAQVHRATLKDRREVVVKVQHDDIKEIILEDLKNAKAIVDWIAWAEPQYDFNPMIDEWCREAPKELDFNQEAENTRTVAKNLCCNGVDDNTDHGNRVNVLIPEVILSSEKVLILEYMDGIRLNDSESLEAYGVDKQKIVEEITRAYAHQIYLDGFFNGDPHPGNFLVSKEPPHRPILLDFGLTKSISSTMKRALAKMFLACAEGNHVALLSSFAEMGLKLRLDMPEQVMDVATVLFRNSTPPQEAQETMKNLAEQREKNLKILQEKMNLDKKQIKNFNPVDAFPGDAVIFMRVLNLLRGLSSTLNTRIVYLDIMKPFAESTLRESMGSGPEMSKQWIFNTPVHSDVEVKLRQHLIELGDKILGIQVCAYKDGKVVIDTAAGVLGKYDPRPVQPDSLFPVFSVTKGITAGMVHWLVDKGKLKLEENIANIWPDFGTNKKELIKVHHVLNHTSGLHNAMADLQMANALLMCDWDESLRHIANSVPQTEPGSQQLYHYLSFGWLCGGIIEHASGKKFQQVLEEAIIHPLNIEGELYIGIPPGVESRLATLTLDTGELEKLAEISSNPELPVNLRQGNLADMAAGLPIIFNTLNVRRAIIPAANGHCSARALARYYAALAIGGVIPPLHSLHSEPPLGTHVHIPKLPSLKIKNKRHGKKMTSNGNNNTDHSSRITTNKKGYSLIDDNANEIAITKTSKMFTNPKIHDSFMGLGDYENLVLPGGKFGLGFRRFQSATGKLTSFGHSGVGGSTGFCNIEHDFAIAVTVNKMSLGGVTRSIIQLVCSELNVPLPDEFSSFGEKGPDMQLNLNVS, encoded by the exons ATGGGATGGGGGAACATTTACAAGAGGCGCCTGAAAGTGTTCACTGTAGCTTTAGTTATATACCTCGACTATAAG ACAGTAGAGAGGAGAGTGAAATGGGTTAAGAGGGCCAAAAAAAGTGCTATATGGGAGAAAACTCACGAGCGGAATGCTAAGAGGGTTCTCAATCTGATAATAGAATTGAAAGGCTTGTGGGTGAAACTTGGTCAGTATTTATCTACTAGAGCAGATGTGCTGCCAGAGGCCTATATATCTCTGCTCAGGCAGTTGCAGGACTCTCTACCTCCTCGTCCTTTGGAAGAG GTCTGTCGAACTATACAAAGAGAGTTGGGGAAACCCATGGATgatcttttctctaactttgtAAACCAGCCTATTGCAACAGCATCT ATAGCTCAAGTTCATCGTGCGACATTAAAAGATAGGCGAGAAGTGGTTGTCAAAGTCCAACATGATGACATCAAAGAAATCATTCTAGAG GACTTAAAGAATGCAAAAGCAATAGTTGACTGGATTGCGTGGGCTGAACCACAGTATGATTTCAACCCAATGATAGATGAATGGTGCAGGGAAGCACCCAAAGAGCTTGATTTTAACCAAGAAGCTG aAAATACCAGGACTGTTGCCAAAAACCTATGCTGTAATGGCGTGGATGATAACACTGATCATGGTAATCGTGTGAATGTACTGATCCCAGAAGTTATCCTG TCATCTGAGAAGGTCTTAATACTAGAATATATGGATGGCATCCGCTTAAATGATAGTGAGTCTTTAGAAGCATATGGAGTTGACAAACAGAAGATTGTTGAAGAAATAACTCGTGCGTATGCTCACCAGATATATCTTGATGGCTTTTTCAATGGTGATCCTCATCCAG GTAATTTTCTTGTGAGCAAGGAGCCTCCACATCGTCCAATTTTGCTTGATTTTGGGCTTACAAAATCCATATCAAGCACAATGAAGCGAGCCCTAGCAAAAATGTTTCTGGCATGTGCTGAG GGAAACCATGTGGCACTATTGTCATCTTTTGCGGAGATGGGGCTTAAGTTGAGGCTGGACATGCCAGAACAGGTAATGGATGTTGCAACCGTATTATTCCGCAATTCCACCCCACCCCAAGAAGCGCAA gaaaccatgaaaaatttggCCGAGCAAAGAGAGAAGAATTTGAAGATCCTCCAAGAAAAGATGAATCTTGACAAAAAGCAGATTAAAAACTTCAATCCT GTTGATGCTTTCCCCGGTGATGCGGTTATATTCATGAGAGTTCTCAATCTTCTTCGAG GGCTCTCATCCACTCTGAACACTCGGATAGTCTACTTGGATATAATGAAGCCTTTTGCTGAGTCAACTCTTAGAGA AAGCATGGGATCTGGACCAGAAATGAGTAAACAATGGATTTTCAATACACCAGTACATTCTGATGTGGAGGTCAAGCTGAGGCAGCACCTAATTGAGCTTGGAGATAAAATACTTGGAATACAG GTTTGCGCCTATAAAGATGGAAAAGTCGTTATAGATACAGCTGCCGGTGTGCTTGGGAAATATGATCCTCGACCCGTTCAACCTGACTCCTTGTTCCCGGTTTTCTCTGTGACAAAGGGGATCACTGCAGGAATGGTGCATTGGCTTGTTGACAAGGG GAAACTTAAGCTTGAGGAGAACATTGCCAATATTTGGCCAGATTTTGGAACGAATAAAAAGGAACTAATAAAG gTTCACCATGTTCTTAATCATACATCTGGTTTGCACAATGCAATGGCTGATCTTCAGATGGCCAACGCATTGCTAATGTGTGATTGGGATGAATCTTTGCGCCACATTGCTAATTCAGTCCCACAGACAGAACCTGGTTCTCAACAACtatatcattatttatcttttggTTGGCTTTGCGGTGGCATCATAGAG CATGCATCTGGGAAGAAATTTCAACAAGTGTTAGAAGAAGCCATCATTCACCCACTGAACATTGAAGGCGAGCTATATATCGGCATTCCTCCAG GGGTGGAATCCCGGCTTGCGACACTAACCCTTGACACAGGAGAGCTGGAAAAACTAGCAGAAATTAGCTCAAACCCTGAACTTCCAGTTAACCTGAGGCAGGGCAACCTCGCAGACATGGCAGCCGGCCTCCCTATTATTTTCAACACACTCAACGTTCGCCGAGCTATTATCCCCGCCGCTAATGGACACTGCTCAGCTCGTGCACTAGCGCGTTACTACGCTGCCCTTGCCATTGGAGGTGTGATTCCCCCTTTACATTCTTTACATTCTGAGCCGCCCCTAGGGACCCATGTCCACATACCGAAGTTGCCTTCGCTGAAGATCAAGAATAAAAGACATGGCAAGAAAATGACATCTAATGGCAATAACAATACTGATCATAGCTCGAGAATTACGACTAACAAGAAGGGATACAGCCTCATTGACGATAATGCCAATGAGATTGCCATCACTAAAACAAGCAAGATGTTTACTAACCCAAAGATCCATGACTCATTCATGGGTCTTGGAGATTATGAGAACTTGGTGCTTCCTGGTGGTAAATTTGGTCTTGGATTCCGGAGATTTCAATCAGCAACTGGCAAGTTAACAAGTTTCGGGCATTCAGGGGTGGGCGGATCGACCGGTTTCTGCAACATAGAGCATGATTTCGCCATTGCTGTTACTGTAAACAAGATGTCTCTGGGTGGTGTTACTAGGAGTATAATTCAGTTGGTTTGCTCAGAGTTGAATGTGCCTTTGCCTGATGAATTCTCCAGCTTTGGAGAAAAGGGGCCTGATATGCAGTTGAATCTCAATGTCAGTTAG
- the LOC120253469 gene encoding uncharacterized protein LOC120253469 isoform X3 — MDDLFSNFVNQPIATASIAQVHRATLKDRREVVVKVQHDDIKEIILEDLKNAKAIVDWIAWAEPQYDFNPMIDEWCREAPKELDFNQEAENTRTVAKNLCCNGVDDNTDHGNRVNVLIPEVILSSEKVLILEYMDGIRLNDSESLEAYGVDKQKIVEEITRAYAHQIYLDGFFNGDPHPGNFLVSKEPPHRPILLDFGLTKSISSTMKRALAKMFLACAEGNHVALLSSFAEMGLKLRLDMPEQVMDVATVLFRNSTPPQEAQETMKNLAEQREKNLKILQEKMNLDKKQIKNFNPVDAFPGDAVIFMRVLNLLRGLSSTLNTRIVYLDIMKPFAESTLRESMGSGPEMSKQWIFNTPVHSDVEVKLRQHLIELGDKILGIQVCAYKDGKVVIDTAAGVLGKYDPRPVQPDSLFPVFSVTKGITAGMVHWLVDKGKLKLEENIANIWPDFGTNKKELIKVHHVLNHTSGLHNAMADLQMANALLMCDWDESLRHIANSVPQTEPGSQQLYHYLSFGWLCGGIIEHASGKKFQQVLEEAIIHPLNIEGELYIGIPPGVESRLATLTLDTGELEKLAEISSNPELPVNLRQGNLADMAAGLPIIFNTLNVRRAIIPAANGHCSARALARYYAALAIGGVIPPLHSLHSEPPLGTHVHIPKLPSLKIKNKRHGKKMTSNGNNNTDHSSRITTNKKGYSLIDDNANEIAITKTSKMFTNPKIHDSFMGLGDYENLVLPGGKFGLGFRRFQSATGKLTSFGHSGVGGSTGFCNIEHDFAIAVTVNKMSLGGVTRSIIQLVCSELNVPLPDEFSSFGEKGPDMQLNLNVS, encoded by the exons ATGGATgatcttttctctaactttgtAAACCAGCCTATTGCAACAGCATCT ATAGCTCAAGTTCATCGTGCGACATTAAAAGATAGGCGAGAAGTGGTTGTCAAAGTCCAACATGATGACATCAAAGAAATCATTCTAGAG GACTTAAAGAATGCAAAAGCAATAGTTGACTGGATTGCGTGGGCTGAACCACAGTATGATTTCAACCCAATGATAGATGAATGGTGCAGGGAAGCACCCAAAGAGCTTGATTTTAACCAAGAAGCTG aAAATACCAGGACTGTTGCCAAAAACCTATGCTGTAATGGCGTGGATGATAACACTGATCATGGTAATCGTGTGAATGTACTGATCCCAGAAGTTATCCTG TCATCTGAGAAGGTCTTAATACTAGAATATATGGATGGCATCCGCTTAAATGATAGTGAGTCTTTAGAAGCATATGGAGTTGACAAACAGAAGATTGTTGAAGAAATAACTCGTGCGTATGCTCACCAGATATATCTTGATGGCTTTTTCAATGGTGATCCTCATCCAG GTAATTTTCTTGTGAGCAAGGAGCCTCCACATCGTCCAATTTTGCTTGATTTTGGGCTTACAAAATCCATATCAAGCACAATGAAGCGAGCCCTAGCAAAAATGTTTCTGGCATGTGCTGAG GGAAACCATGTGGCACTATTGTCATCTTTTGCGGAGATGGGGCTTAAGTTGAGGCTGGACATGCCAGAACAGGTAATGGATGTTGCAACCGTATTATTCCGCAATTCCACCCCACCCCAAGAAGCGCAA gaaaccatgaaaaatttggCCGAGCAAAGAGAGAAGAATTTGAAGATCCTCCAAGAAAAGATGAATCTTGACAAAAAGCAGATTAAAAACTTCAATCCT GTTGATGCTTTCCCCGGTGATGCGGTTATATTCATGAGAGTTCTCAATCTTCTTCGAG GGCTCTCATCCACTCTGAACACTCGGATAGTCTACTTGGATATAATGAAGCCTTTTGCTGAGTCAACTCTTAGAGA AAGCATGGGATCTGGACCAGAAATGAGTAAACAATGGATTTTCAATACACCAGTACATTCTGATGTGGAGGTCAAGCTGAGGCAGCACCTAATTGAGCTTGGAGATAAAATACTTGGAATACAG GTTTGCGCCTATAAAGATGGAAAAGTCGTTATAGATACAGCTGCCGGTGTGCTTGGGAAATATGATCCTCGACCCGTTCAACCTGACTCCTTGTTCCCGGTTTTCTCTGTGACAAAGGGGATCACTGCAGGAATGGTGCATTGGCTTGTTGACAAGGG GAAACTTAAGCTTGAGGAGAACATTGCCAATATTTGGCCAGATTTTGGAACGAATAAAAAGGAACTAATAAAG gTTCACCATGTTCTTAATCATACATCTGGTTTGCACAATGCAATGGCTGATCTTCAGATGGCCAACGCATTGCTAATGTGTGATTGGGATGAATCTTTGCGCCACATTGCTAATTCAGTCCCACAGACAGAACCTGGTTCTCAACAACtatatcattatttatcttttggTTGGCTTTGCGGTGGCATCATAGAG CATGCATCTGGGAAGAAATTTCAACAAGTGTTAGAAGAAGCCATCATTCACCCACTGAACATTGAAGGCGAGCTATATATCGGCATTCCTCCAG GGGTGGAATCCCGGCTTGCGACACTAACCCTTGACACAGGAGAGCTGGAAAAACTAGCAGAAATTAGCTCAAACCCTGAACTTCCAGTTAACCTGAGGCAGGGCAACCTCGCAGACATGGCAGCCGGCCTCCCTATTATTTTCAACACACTCAACGTTCGCCGAGCTATTATCCCCGCCGCTAATGGACACTGCTCAGCTCGTGCACTAGCGCGTTACTACGCTGCCCTTGCCATTGGAGGTGTGATTCCCCCTTTACATTCTTTACATTCTGAGCCGCCCCTAGGGACCCATGTCCACATACCGAAGTTGCCTTCGCTGAAGATCAAGAATAAAAGACATGGCAAGAAAATGACATCTAATGGCAATAACAATACTGATCATAGCTCGAGAATTACGACTAACAAGAAGGGATACAGCCTCATTGACGATAATGCCAATGAGATTGCCATCACTAAAACAAGCAAGATGTTTACTAACCCAAAGATCCATGACTCATTCATGGGTCTTGGAGATTATGAGAACTTGGTGCTTCCTGGTGGTAAATTTGGTCTTGGATTCCGGAGATTTCAATCAGCAACTGGCAAGTTAACAAGTTTCGGGCATTCAGGGGTGGGCGGATCGACCGGTTTCTGCAACATAGAGCATGATTTCGCCATTGCTGTTACTGTAAACAAGATGTCTCTGGGTGGTGTTACTAGGAGTATAATTCAGTTGGTTTGCTCAGAGTTGAATGTGCCTTTGCCTGATGAATTCTCCAGCTTTGGAGAAAAGGGGCCTGATATGCAGTTGAATCTCAATGTCAGTTAG